One Falsihalocynthiibacter arcticus DNA segment encodes these proteins:
- the tssF gene encoding type VI secretion system baseplate subunit TssF, whose product MDTRLLKHYEQELTFLREMGAEFADSYPKIAARLGMDGVEVLDPYVERLLEGSAFLSARVQLELEMQYPAFTSHLLEIIYPHYLAPIPSMMVAQLQPDMENASLADGHVMPRNTRLRSRLTNGLQTACEFRTAAEMTLWPIEISEAEYIDGRGALVAAGVASNIEARAAIRLRIKRHGNAPIGELGLDRLNLFLGGKGALGWQLHQLLCTENTGIVARSTDPRADWTKPLKSRVEPLGFSREEALLPTPRQSFDGYRLLQEYFAMPERFHFLEIGDLSAGLSRAVGDAMDVYILLRDGKPEIESGVTPEAFSLNCVPAINLFEKRCDRVQISSNNVEHHVVADRTSGQSFEIYSLLNVMGIRAEGQDDIELRPFYSADDFSPAGDQHASFYTIKRKMRQRTEKERLKGARTSYLGSEAYLTLVDANQAPYSAEMSQLSARAMVTNRDLPILLPTGETDLFHLPDGGPVSMVRTPINPTRPRPTLAQGDAAWRLISHLSLNYLSIADTDTGEGAAALRELVGLYAPKGDRATNKQLEGITSVSSRPIVRRISDGGLSTAVRGLEIKLEMDESFFEGASVYLLGSVLERFFRKYVTINSFTETVLTTQQNGEIARWRPETGLGRVI is encoded by the coding sequence ATGGACACACGCCTTCTTAAACACTACGAACAAGAGCTGACATTTTTGCGCGAGATGGGGGCGGAGTTTGCCGATTCCTATCCAAAAATCGCAGCGCGTTTGGGCATGGATGGTGTCGAAGTTCTAGACCCATATGTTGAGCGGTTGCTTGAGGGGAGTGCATTTTTGTCAGCGCGGGTGCAGCTTGAACTTGAGATGCAATACCCGGCGTTTACCAGTCATTTGCTCGAAATTATCTACCCGCATTATCTCGCGCCAATTCCGTCGATGATGGTTGCGCAACTCCAGCCCGATATGGAGAATGCGTCGCTTGCCGATGGTCACGTTATGCCCCGCAACACACGGCTTCGGTCGCGGTTAACCAATGGATTACAGACGGCCTGCGAATTTCGAACCGCTGCCGAAATGACTTTGTGGCCCATTGAAATATCTGAGGCCGAATACATTGATGGGCGCGGCGCGTTGGTTGCCGCTGGGGTTGCGTCAAATATCGAGGCGCGCGCCGCGATCAGGCTACGGATTAAACGCCACGGAAATGCCCCCATAGGTGAATTGGGGCTGGACCGTTTGAACCTGTTTTTGGGTGGGAAAGGTGCGCTGGGCTGGCAGTTGCATCAGCTTTTGTGCACTGAAAACACAGGCATCGTTGCGCGCTCTACGGATCCGCGTGCGGATTGGACCAAGCCCCTTAAGTCGCGGGTTGAGCCACTTGGTTTTTCGCGGGAGGAAGCCCTCTTGCCAACCCCGCGTCAATCCTTTGATGGCTACCGTTTGTTGCAAGAGTATTTTGCAATGCCGGAGCGGTTTCATTTTCTTGAGATCGGCGATCTTTCGGCGGGTTTGTCACGCGCGGTCGGTGACGCAATGGATGTCTATATTCTGCTACGCGACGGGAAGCCGGAAATCGAATCTGGGGTAACGCCAGAAGCGTTTTCCCTCAATTGTGTGCCTGCAATCAATCTGTTTGAAAAACGCTGTGATCGGGTTCAGATTTCGAGCAACAATGTTGAACATCATGTTGTGGCGGACCGCACTTCGGGGCAAAGTTTTGAAATATATTCCCTGTTGAACGTGATGGGCATTCGCGCCGAGGGCCAAGATGATATTGAGTTGCGGCCGTTTTATTCCGCGGATGACTTCTCTCCGGCGGGCGACCAACATGCGTCGTTTTATACAATAAAACGCAAAATGCGGCAGCGTACGGAAAAAGAGCGTCTCAAGGGTGCGCGGACAAGTTATTTAGGTTCCGAAGCCTATCTCACCTTGGTAGACGCGAACCAAGCCCCCTATAGCGCCGAAATGTCCCAACTTTCGGCGCGTGCGATGGTTACAAACCGCGACCTGCCGATCCTGCTCCCAACTGGCGAAACCGATCTGTTTCACCTGCCCGACGGCGGGCCCGTGAGCATGGTGCGCACCCCCATAAATCCCACGCGTCCCCGTCCGACATTGGCGCAGGGCGACGCGGCGTGGCGGCTTATCAGTCACCTGAGTTTGAATTATTTGTCGATCGCCGATACCGACACGGGCGAAGGCGCCGCCGCGTTGCGGGAATTGGTTGGCCTTTATGCACCCAAAGGGGATCGCGCGACCAACAAGCAATTGGAGGGGATTACTTCGGTTTCAAGTCGCCCGATTGTGCGGCGAATAAGTGACGGCGGCCTGTCCACCGCCGTGCGTGGTTTGGAAATCAAGCTCGAAATGGACGAGAGCTTTTTTGAAGGTGCGAGCGTTTATTTACTCGGCTCGGTTTTGGAGCGTTTCTTTCGTAAATATGTGACAATCAACAGTTTCACGGAAACGGTTCTCACAACCCAGCAAAATGGCGAAATCGCGCGTTGGCGTCCGGAAACTGGACTGGGGAGGGTGATTTGA
- the tssE gene encoding type VI secretion system baseplate subunit TssE, whose protein sequence is MADKTITERLQPSLLDRLTDLEPENKNETHDARVINLRRLRDIIRRDLAWLLNCNNLDTIIDEDEHPHVRKSVLNYGVREVSGDFSTEKRAAEIRKSIHRAITLFEPRIKEGTLEILERKNKDGSQTIVEFDIRADMWAQPLPMELYLRSQVDLTTGQLQLESD, encoded by the coding sequence ATGGCTGATAAGACCATAACAGAGAGATTGCAGCCCTCTTTGTTAGATCGATTGACCGATCTTGAGCCTGAAAACAAGAACGAGACCCATGATGCGCGAGTGATCAATTTACGGCGGTTGCGCGACATCATTCGCCGTGACCTTGCATGGCTGTTGAATTGCAACAATCTGGACACGATCATTGATGAAGACGAGCATCCTCATGTGCGTAAGTCGGTACTAAATTACGGTGTCAGGGAAGTGTCTGGCGATTTTTCAACAGAGAAAAGAGCCGCAGAAATTCGAAAATCGATTCATCGTGCAATCACCCTTTTTGAGCCTCGTATCAAAGAGGGGACTTTGGAAATTTTGGAACGTAAGAACAAAGATGGCAGTCAGACGATTGTTGAGTTCGACATTCGTGCGGACATGTGGGCACAGCCCCTTCCGATGGAGTTGTACCTTCGGTCACAGGTTGATTTGACTACGGGTCAGTTACAGTTGGAAAGCGATTAA
- a CDS encoding type VI secretion system accessory protein TagJ produces the protein MTADARELLQANDLRGALDALQSAVRANPGDAKLRIFLFQLLCVMGDWKRAVAQLKLSAELDPIAIPMAQAYREAIICEVFREKVFAGEKDPLIFGDPVQWVALMIEANKALALGNAGQAADLRGKAFDLVPDMGGVINGQRFEWIADADMRLGPILEIIVNGRYFWMPFSAIRTMTVEAPEDLRDSVWTAAQLTVQNGGEFVALIPTRYTGTYQSGDDAAMLSRATTWSDLGSETFVGNGQRLITTDASETPLMDLRSLEMDALPVGEGETDG, from the coding sequence TTGACCGCCGATGCAAGAGAGTTGTTACAAGCTAACGATTTGCGGGGCGCTCTCGACGCGCTTCAATCCGCAGTTCGCGCCAATCCCGGTGACGCAAAATTGCGGATATTCCTGTTTCAATTGCTATGTGTGATGGGCGACTGGAAACGTGCCGTGGCACAGTTGAAACTGTCTGCCGAGCTTGACCCTATCGCCATTCCAATGGCACAGGCCTATCGCGAGGCGATCATTTGCGAAGTATTTCGCGAAAAGGTTTTCGCCGGCGAAAAAGACCCCCTCATTTTTGGCGACCCGGTTCAATGGGTCGCGCTGATGATCGAGGCGAACAAGGCCTTGGCGCTTGGAAACGCGGGACAGGCTGCGGACTTACGCGGCAAAGCCTTTGACCTTGTGCCTGATATGGGCGGCGTCATTAACGGCCAGCGATTTGAGTGGATCGCGGATGCGGATATGCGGCTTGGCCCTATCTTGGAAATCATCGTCAACGGGCGATATTTTTGGATGCCGTTTAGTGCCATCCGTACCATGACCGTTGAAGCGCCCGAAGACCTACGGGATTCTGTGTGGACCGCTGCGCAACTCACTGTTCAAAATGGCGGCGAGTTTGTTGCTTTGATTCCAACCCGTTATACGGGAACTTACCAATCGGGCGACGATGCCGCCATGCTTTCACGCGCAACAACATGGTCGGACCTTGGGTCGGAGACGTTTGTCGGAAACGGACAGCGTTTGATAACGACGGATGCTTCGGAAACCCCGCTGATGGATCTGCGTTCTCTTGAAATGGATGCGCTACCGGTTGGCGAAGGGGAAACCGATGGCTGA
- a CDS encoding Hcp family type VI secretion system effector, whose product MFLDIEGEITGESKDGTHKGEIDVLAWSWGISNAGSFHSGGGGGSGKANFQDISITKWLDLSSPILQLYCANGDHFPSATLTVRKAGKKPLEYMIIKLENVLVTSVSTGGSGGEDRLTENVSFNFEKVEVKYTEQKDTGDSGTVKEFKWNIGANEPK is encoded by the coding sequence ATGTTTCTTGATATCGAAGGCGAAATCACAGGCGAGTCAAAAGATGGCACTCATAAAGGTGAGATCGACGTTCTTGCGTGGTCATGGGGAATAAGCAACGCAGGTAGCTTTCACAGCGGCGGCGGTGGCGGTTCGGGCAAGGCAAACTTTCAGGACATAAGCATTACGAAATGGCTTGATTTGTCATCGCCAATTCTTCAGCTCTATTGCGCGAACGGCGACCATTTTCCTTCGGCGACTCTGACTGTTCGCAAGGCTGGTAAAAAGCCTCTCGAGTATATGATCATCAAATTGGAAAACGTGTTGGTTACATCAGTGAGCACAGGTGGTTCGGGTGGAGAAGACCGTTTGACAGAAAATGTGTCATTCAATTTTGAAAAAGTTGAAGTGAAATACACTGAGCAAAAAGATACTGGCGACTCCGGCACAGTTAAAGAGTTCAAGTGGAACATCGGTGCAAACGAACCCAAATAG
- the tssC gene encoding type VI secretion system contractile sheath large subunit, whose amino-acid sequence MAEEAKVDEVGATQTQEADFASLLTKEFKPRTDTAKSAVETAVKTLAQHALANTGLISDDVLQSIESIISEIDKKLSVQINAIIHNEEYQKLESAWRGLHHLVNNTETDENLKIRVMNISKKDLHKTLRKFKGAAWDQSPIFKKLYEEEFGQFGGEPYGCLVGDYHFNHSAPDVELLGEMAKVAAAAHAPFITGADPSLMQFESWQELANPRDLTKITGTPEYAAWNSLRKSEDSKYLGLTMPRFLGRQPYGANSNPVEEFAFEEDTGNAESENFAWVNAAYGMATNINRSFKEYGWCSRIRGVESGGTVDNLPTHTFPTDDGGVDMKCPTEIGISDRREAELAKGGLMPLIHRKNTDMAAFIGAQSLHLPAEYDDPDATANANLAARLPYLFATCRFAHYLKCMVRDKVGSYKSREDMQLFLQKWIDQYIDHSSSISSEGEKARKPLAAASVVVEEVEGNPGYYTSKFFLRPHYQLEGLSASLRLVSKLPSEKS is encoded by the coding sequence ATGGCTGAAGAAGCAAAAGTCGACGAAGTTGGCGCGACACAAACTCAAGAAGCCGATTTCGCGAGCCTGTTGACCAAAGAATTTAAGCCGCGCACCGATACTGCAAAATCTGCGGTTGAAACTGCGGTTAAGACACTTGCGCAACATGCGCTTGCAAACACGGGTCTGATTTCTGACGATGTACTTCAATCGATTGAATCTATCATCTCCGAAATTGACAAAAAACTGTCCGTTCAGATCAATGCAATCATTCACAACGAAGAATACCAGAAGTTGGAAAGCGCATGGCGCGGCCTTCATCATCTGGTGAATAACACTGAGACAGACGAAAACTTGAAAATTCGCGTTATGAATATCTCGAAAAAGGATTTGCACAAAACGCTCCGCAAGTTCAAGGGCGCAGCTTGGGATCAATCACCGATCTTCAAGAAGCTCTACGAGGAAGAATTCGGTCAGTTTGGTGGCGAACCTTATGGCTGTTTAGTAGGCGATTATCACTTCAACCACTCCGCTCCAGATGTTGAGCTTCTTGGCGAAATGGCCAAAGTCGCAGCGGCTGCACACGCGCCGTTCATCACGGGCGCTGACCCTTCTTTGATGCAGTTTGAAAGCTGGCAGGAATTGGCGAATCCACGTGATTTGACTAAAATCACCGGCACACCAGAATATGCCGCGTGGAATTCCCTCCGCAAATCAGAAGATTCAAAATACCTTGGTCTGACAATGCCACGCTTCCTTGGTCGGCAGCCCTATGGCGCGAATTCCAACCCTGTTGAGGAATTTGCCTTCGAAGAAGACACTGGCAATGCTGAATCCGAAAACTTTGCCTGGGTAAATGCGGCTTATGGCATGGCGACCAATATCAACCGTTCCTTCAAGGAATATGGCTGGTGTAGTCGTATCCGGGGCGTTGAATCCGGCGGGACAGTTGACAATTTGCCAACACACACCTTCCCAACGGATGACGGCGGCGTTGATATGAAATGCCCAACCGAAATCGGTATTTCGGATCGTCGGGAAGCAGAGCTTGCCAAAGGCGGGTTGATGCCCCTTATCCACCGTAAGAATACAGATATGGCGGCCTTTATTGGCGCGCAATCTCTGCATCTTCCTGCGGAATATGATGATCCGGATGCGACAGCGAACGCAAACCTTGCGGCACGTTTGCCGTATCTTTTTGCGACATGCCGTTTTGCGCACTACTTGAAGTGTATGGTGCGTGACAAGGTCGGATCGTACAAGAGCCGAGAAGATATGCAGCTCTTTTTACAAAAATGGATCGACCAATATATCGACCACTCATCGAGTATCTCAAGCGAGGGCGAAAAAGCCCGCAAGCCGCTTGCAGCAGCAAGTGTTGTGGTTGAGGAAGTCGAAGGAAATCCAGGGTACTACACTTCGAAATTTTTCTTGCGGCCGCATTACCAACTTGAAGGCCTTTCGGCTTCCTTGCGGTTAGTTTCAAAGCTACCGTCAGAAAAATCCTAA
- the tssB gene encoding type VI secretion system contractile sheath small subunit codes for MSSSQKFIARNRAPRVQIEYDVELYGAEKKVQLPFVMGVMSDLAGKSEVPQPGIADRKFLEIDVDNFDSRMKAMKPRAAFSVPNTLTGEGNMSVDLSFESMDEFSPGAIAAKVAPLKALMDARNELSNLMTYMDGKPGAEELIADAMNNPELLKSLAAIPAATDADAGEE; via the coding sequence ATGTCAAGTTCACAGAAGTTTATTGCGCGAAATCGAGCGCCACGCGTACAGATCGAATACGATGTTGAATTGTATGGTGCCGAGAAAAAAGTTCAACTTCCTTTCGTTATGGGCGTTATGTCGGATCTCGCCGGAAAATCGGAAGTGCCGCAACCCGGCATTGCTGACCGAAAGTTCTTGGAAATCGACGTTGATAATTTTGATAGCCGCATGAAGGCGATGAAGCCGCGCGCTGCATTCTCCGTTCCTAATACCCTAACGGGCGAAGGTAATATGTCGGTTGATCTGTCGTTCGAAAGCATGGACGAATTTTCTCCCGGTGCCATTGCCGCCAAGGTCGCGCCGCTCAAAGCATTGATGGATGCGCGCAACGAATTGTCAAACCTGATGACATACATGGATGGCAAACCTGGCGCTGAAGAATTGATCGCCGACGCAATGAATAATCCCGAACTTCTGAAATCTCTGGCGGCAATTCCTGCTGCTACAGATGCAGACGCAGGAGAGGAATAA
- the tssA gene encoding type VI secretion system protein TssA translates to MNSLLVNFGDDAPSGEDLEYDAIFASLLLAVQPGEERQVGDQIIEAEAPKDAEIIEKATAVLERSHDLRAAVYLAASRVRTQGFEGLAEVTGYIRGCLEQYWESCHPQLDDEDDDDPTLRVNTILGLSDSDMMLKWIRLAPLTMSQAFGRISLRDIAISEGEATASAGAERTLDAAGISAAFQDTDSEELRLIYDSALAVLEDVRAIDGVFDEKIPGLGPDLSPLVKMVNRAVVRLGNEVGADVEEIAEEVEEGGVAPVKATSAPAGTISTRRDVENAIDRILAYYSANEPSSPVPVMLHRAKRLIGADFLTIMKDMAPDGVDNVMRVGGISDEE, encoded by the coding sequence TTGAATTCGCTTTTAGTAAACTTCGGAGATGATGCTCCGAGTGGTGAAGATTTAGAATATGACGCTATTTTTGCCTCCTTGTTGCTTGCGGTACAGCCCGGCGAAGAGCGTCAAGTTGGAGATCAAATCATTGAGGCGGAAGCGCCCAAAGACGCGGAAATAATTGAAAAAGCGACGGCCGTTTTGGAGCGTAGTCACGATTTGCGTGCGGCTGTGTATCTGGCGGCGTCTCGCGTACGCACGCAGGGCTTTGAAGGACTTGCGGAAGTTACAGGCTATATTCGCGGCTGTTTGGAACAGTATTGGGAAAGCTGCCATCCACAGTTGGATGACGAAGATGATGATGATCCGACGCTGCGGGTGAATACAATTTTGGGGTTGTCTGATTCCGATATGATGCTCAAATGGATCCGCCTCGCGCCTCTGACCATGAGTCAGGCGTTTGGGCGCATTTCGTTGCGCGATATTGCGATTTCAGAGGGTGAGGCCACGGCCTCTGCGGGCGCTGAACGGACGCTCGATGCCGCTGGGATTTCTGCAGCATTTCAAGACACTGACAGTGAAGAATTGAGGCTCATTTACGATAGCGCCCTTGCCGTCCTTGAAGACGTGCGCGCGATTGACGGTGTCTTTGATGAGAAAATTCCGGGCCTTGGTCCTGATCTTTCGCCCCTTGTGAAGATGGTCAATCGTGCCGTGGTGCGTTTGGGCAATGAGGTTGGCGCGGACGTTGAAGAAATCGCAGAAGAAGTTGAGGAGGGCGGCGTTGCGCCCGTCAAGGCAACCTCTGCGCCCGCTGGTACAATTTCAACACGCCGAGATGTCGAAAATGCAATCGACCGGATTCTGGCCTATTATTCGGCCAACGAACCCTCCAGCCCCGTCCCAGTAATGTTGCATCGCGCCAAACGTTTGATTGGCGCTGATTTCTTGACCATCATGAAGGATATGGCTCCTGACGGTGTCGATAATGTCATGCGGGTTGGGGGGATTTCCGACGAAGAATAA
- a CDS encoding MotA/TolQ/ExbB proton channel family protein translates to MQHLLGILTSGGPIVLVLLVLSVCSLALIGVKLVQLRGTISNGEAQKAALEKWATGDKRAAIQCMESAATPADNITLVAMQALASGQNADAIDGDLEWRGNQEISGLQRHIPLLELIAMISPLLGLLGTVLGMIQSFQELALAEGAANASLLAAGIWQALLTTAAGLLVAIPAAVGAALLNTRVERVAQQIESSTGQLFALNQKKP, encoded by the coding sequence ATGCAACACCTCCTCGGAATCTTGACCAGTGGGGGGCCCATCGTTCTGGTTCTTCTCGTTCTTTCGGTGTGTTCTCTGGCGCTCATTGGTGTCAAACTCGTCCAGCTTCGGGGCACAATTTCCAATGGTGAAGCGCAGAAAGCCGCGCTTGAAAAATGGGCCACGGGCGACAAACGCGCAGCCATTCAATGCATGGAATCAGCGGCGACACCTGCTGACAACATTACCCTCGTAGCCATGCAGGCTTTAGCATCGGGCCAAAATGCGGATGCCATCGACGGCGATCTAGAATGGCGCGGCAATCAAGAAATATCCGGCTTGCAGCGGCACATTCCGCTTTTGGAATTGATCGCCATGATCAGCCCTTTGTTGGGTCTGCTTGGCACAGTCCTCGGCATGATCCAGTCGTTTCAGGAACTCGCTTTGGCGGAGGGTGCCGCAAACGCGTCCCTTTTGGCGGCCGGTATTTGGCAAGCCCTTTTAACCACAGCAGCGGGCCTCTTGGTCGCGATTCCTGCGGCCGTCGGCGCGGCCCTTCTCAATACGCGCGTCGAGCGGGTGGCCCAGCAAATTGAATCCTCAACAGGGCAGCTTTTTGCGCTGAACCAAAAGAAACCCTAG
- a CDS encoding ExbD/TolR family protein: MQLTRVTEPKRIISLVPMIDVLLIMLVFFMVTSTYLNLGMIPVVKSSDATIAPEKEGAPSANAPLLIRLNSDGQPSLKGQKARLPDLAALLTTQVAQFPETSVLIWPSPHAKTQSLVSLLDTITASGVTQLRILQLAAVE; this comes from the coding sequence ATGCAACTTACGCGAGTCACTGAGCCCAAAAGGATCATATCCTTGGTGCCTATGATTGACGTATTGCTAATCATGTTGGTGTTTTTCATGGTGACATCAACATATCTCAACCTTGGAATGATCCCCGTTGTGAAGTCCTCTGACGCCACAATTGCACCGGAAAAAGAGGGGGCTCCTTCTGCCAATGCCCCTCTGCTCATTCGGTTAAATTCTGACGGGCAGCCCAGCCTTAAAGGGCAGAAAGCGCGCCTTCCCGACCTCGCCGCGCTCCTTACCACCCAGGTCGCGCAATTTCCGGAAACTTCCGTTTTGATCTGGCCATCGCCCCATGCAAAGACCCAATCCCTCGTGTCACTGCTCGACACAATAACGGCTTCAGGCGTCACTCAACTGCGCATTTTGCAATTGGCTGCGGTCGAATGA
- a CDS encoding ExbD/TolR family protein: MKLARRPRRLPPETIIPLIDVVFFLLIFFMLIGRMDATAPFAVYPAFSTTGTEMPGGGATLSIGAQGELALNGAEAALDSLLKQLTVSLADDPNLLVRINAHQDADLAHVLPLMAKIETLGARDLVLVVTPEIP; the protein is encoded by the coding sequence ATGAAACTCGCCCGTCGCCCCCGTCGTCTTCCTCCAGAAACCATCATTCCGCTCATTGATGTCGTGTTTTTCCTGCTCATTTTCTTCATGCTCATCGGTCGAATGGACGCCACCGCCCCTTTTGCAGTTTATCCCGCTTTCTCCACCACTGGCACAGAGATGCCCGGTGGCGGTGCGACCCTTTCAATTGGTGCACAGGGCGAACTCGCTTTGAATGGCGCCGAAGCCGCATTGGACTCCTTACTTAAGCAACTTACCGTCAGCCTTGCGGACGATCCGAACTTGCTGGTGCGCATCAACGCACATCAGGATGCCGACCTTGCGCATGTCCTGCCGTTAATGGCAAAAATTGAAACCCTAGGCGCGCGCGACTTGGTGCTTGTTGTGACGCCAGAAATACCATGA
- a CDS encoding DUF4384 domain-containing protein translates to MNTQSKTFWLAAIAASVALHFVALGGIAYLVTPDPFEAQNLPKSQIDIKTQDVKRVAAQETQTAPETATESTPESKTLGQGAFPKSNAAPLQTAGLSVPTKPLPSQKTSPSEVPTLPTAAVVPQKTQIATSLPKAVAEAAKPPPSTTIKSTQARGETSAQLEAPAQESNAIPATGEASISTSPSDQAIPSASLDIPSEKGQASLAWSGGDNAVVEAASLSAIQAFMQPSDLMQSGGAHSEVRDGIATILASVPCARLQATFLPETGQLELRGHIPEDALRGPVLAALKQQIGSAIPVTDQLLILPRPQCGALSGIADVGLPQSTEQLTNQRVIGASGFAQNYTYFGGQRLSLELVAPDYDGYVYVDFFTADGMVIHLQPNDIVPLEFSSAKSPLSVGSDRGDKPSLELTIGPPYGKEIAAAFASSVVLYDDPRPLQEPAENYLKFLKAQVTEARELHDDFKGEWVYFFISTAEQ, encoded by the coding sequence ATGAACACGCAATCCAAAACATTCTGGCTGGCCGCCATAGCCGCTTCGGTTGCCCTCCACTTCGTAGCGCTTGGAGGCATTGCATATCTCGTTACGCCCGACCCGTTTGAGGCACAAAACCTCCCCAAATCTCAAATCGACATCAAAACACAAGACGTGAAACGCGTCGCGGCTCAGGAAACGCAAACCGCGCCTGAGACGGCGACTGAAAGCACACCCGAGTCCAAAACTCTGGGTCAGGGGGCCTTTCCCAAGTCAAATGCCGCTCCCCTACAAACAGCGGGCCTTTCTGTGCCGACCAAGCCATTGCCGTCGCAGAAAACGAGCCCCTCCGAGGTGCCGACACTTCCCACAGCAGCAGTGGTCCCCCAGAAAACACAGATCGCAACATCCCTCCCGAAAGCGGTAGCGGAGGCCGCAAAACCTCCGCCCTCAACGACCATCAAATCGACCCAAGCCCGGGGTGAAACCTCTGCACAATTGGAAGCCCCAGCACAGGAAAGCAATGCAATCCCCGCAACAGGCGAAGCCTCCATTTCCACGTCGCCCTCCGATCAAGCTATACCCTCGGCCTCTCTCGACATACCTTCCGAGAAGGGACAGGCCTCCCTCGCTTGGTCTGGTGGCGACAATGCCGTGGTCGAAGCGGCGTCACTCAGCGCAATTCAGGCGTTCATGCAACCCAGTGATCTGATGCAATCCGGTGGCGCCCACAGCGAAGTGCGGGACGGGATTGCAACCATTCTGGCCTCCGTTCCCTGCGCACGCTTGCAAGCGACATTTCTGCCTGAAACTGGACAGCTTGAGCTGCGCGGCCACATTCCGGAGGACGCCTTGCGCGGGCCCGTATTAGCCGCATTAAAACAACAGATTGGTAGTGCAATTCCTGTTACGGATCAATTGCTTATCCTGCCCCGACCACAATGTGGCGCCCTATCTGGTATTGCCGATGTGGGCCTTCCCCAATCAACCGAACAACTCACAAATCAGCGTGTGATCGGCGCGTCTGGATTTGCACAAAACTACACGTATTTCGGAGGCCAGCGTCTTTCGCTTGAACTGGTGGCACCCGACTACGACGGCTATGTTTATGTCGACTTTTTTACTGCCGATGGCATGGTTATCCATCTCCAACCCAACGATATTGTCCCGCTTGAGTTCTCAAGCGCCAAAAGCCCCCTTTCGGTAGGTTCGGACCGTGGTGACAAGCCCTCTCTTGAACTGACAATCGGGCCCCCTTATGGGAAAGAAATCGCGGCGGCCTTTGCCTCGTCAGTCGTGCTTTATGACGATCCGCGCCCCTTGCAAGAGCCGGCCGAAAACTATCTCAAATTCCTCAAAGCTCAGGTTACTGAGGCGCGAGAACTACATGACGACTTCAAGGGGGAATGGGTGTATTTTTTCATCTCAACGGCCGAACAATAA